Genomic DNA from Catellatospora sp. TT07R-123:
GAACCCGGCCGGAGCAGGCAGATCCGTGATCCGCACCGGCCCCGGCGCCACGTCGCCGCCCACCGGCACGGCCAGCGACGGCCACAGCCGCCCGCCCAGCGCCTTGACGTACGCCTCCTTGCGCACCCACAGCCGCAGGAACCGGTCCCGGCTGTCGGCCCGCGCGACATACGCCGCCTCGTCCGCCGCGAAATAGCGGGCGGCCGTCCGGACCGGATCCCACCCCGCCACCGACTCCTGCACGTCCACACCCACCGGGCGGTCGGTCCCGACCGCCACCGCCGCCAGCCCGCCCGAACGGGACATGTTCACCGGCGGACCGCCGACCACCTCGGGCTTGCCGTGCTCGCCCCGGCGCCACCGGACGCTTCCCGGAGCGACTCCGAGCCGTGCCGCCACGATGCACCGCATCGCCGCGTGCGCGGCGACGAACCGGCGCCGGTCGGCGGGCAGAGTCAGCGCGGCCGCCCGGGCGCGCTCGGCGTCGTCCAGCACCGACTCCAGGTGGGACAGCACCGGCGCGGCCAGGTCGGCGCACACCAGCCACACCTCCACCGGGTGATCGGGCACCACCGGCACGCGATCACACGCCGGTGCAGGCGGCCGGGTCCAGCGCCGCCCCGACCGTCACCGACTCCATCGCGAGCAGGCACGACCGCAGGTCCGCGGGCGACACGTGCCAGGTGTCACCGCACACCGTCAGCACCAGGCTGTCCGGCACATCCTCCACGTGCACGAACAACCGCTCGAACGGCTCCTTCTGCTGCCGCAGCCAGCGGAAGCCGGAGTCGGCGGCCAGCTCCCGCACCTGCTCGGCCGTCGGCACCGGCCCCGAGCCGTCCCGGAAACGCACCCGGCGGTCGTTGAAGAAGCAGCCGACGTCCAGCGGCTCGCCCCGCTCCCGCTCCACCCGCGCCAGCAGCTCCGCCAGCCCGTCCGGGTCGTAGTAGGCGTACTTGTACGCCGCCGTCGCCCGCTGGCGGGTCCGCCGTACCACCTCGTCGAACCCGGCGCCGGCGACGTCCAGCACGCACAGGCTGGTCTGGTTGACCGGGCTGACGACATCGGCCAGGCCCGGCCGGAACCGGTTGCTCACCACCGCCCGGACCACCGCCGGGCTGATCCCCGTCGTCCGGGCCAGCGCCACCCCGAACGCGGCCAGCAGCACCGCCCCGGTGTCCGCCCCGGTCCGCGCGGCGATCAGCCGGACCGCCAGCCCCATCGCGGGCGAGGTCAGCTCACCCTCCCAGTAGCGCGGCTCCCGGTGGTCGGCCGAACCCGGAAACCGCCGCGCCGGTATCGCCCACAGCAGCCCCTCCCAGTGCCGCATC
This window encodes:
- a CDS encoding 4'-phosphopantetheinyl transferase superfamily protein → MPDHPVEVWLVCADLAAPVLSHLESVLDDAERARAAALTLPADRRRFVAAHAAMRCIVAARLGVAPGSVRWRRGEHGKPEVVGGPPVNMSRSGGLAAVAVGTDRPVGVDVQESVAGWDPVRTAARYFAADEAAYVARADSRDRFLRLWVRKEAYVKALGGRLWPSLAVPVGGDVAPGPVRITDLPAPAGFRAAVAVVGDRPYRTVVRRWAGATIPAVDRVAVELAGMLAAVTGEQAPITADTRLEQDLRLESIEVAELAGRVRQRWGADVDLAAFYADLEIDQIIGLTVGDLAFYVASRVGD
- a CDS encoding condensation domain-containing protein, which produces MTAVTRIMVSFQGEGSGAGELSWGQREIWAAMRSQQSALPVGGCLPLPQGTTLDDMAAELRFNMGRHQSMRTRLCFDADGRPTQVIAASGETALEVVEAGADDPAEVGERVRRRFCDTAYDYAAEWPLRMAVVTSAGVPTHVVAVFHHLVTDGFGSRVIMSDLAGRDPVTGAAGSPPPLLQPLEQARWQASPAGLRQHEMSMRHWEGLLWAIPARRFPGSADHREPRYWEGELTSPAMGLAVRLIAARTGADTGAVLLAAFGVALARTTGISPAVVRAVVSNRFRPGLADVVSPVNQTSLCVLDVAGAGFDEVVRRTRQRATAAYKYAYYDPDGLAELLARVERERGEPLDVGCFFNDRRVRFRDGSGPVPTAEQVRELAADSGFRWLRQQKEPFERLFVHVEDVPDSLVLTVCGDTWHVSPADLRSCLLAMESVTVGAALDPAACTGV